TGCCAACTGCCTAAGATAAGGATAATTTATAAGGAAATTGCGGTCCTAAAACCATCTATATTCATTGGAATAGTGAGTATAATGATGTCCGGAGGTGTTAGTTTGAACATCGAAAATATCGAGGCCTTTGTCTACATCAATCATTACGGCAGCTTCAATAAGGCGGCAGACGTCCTGTTTCTGTCCCAGCCGACGGTGACCGCACGCATCCAGTCACTGGAGAGAGAGCTCGATTGCAGGCTGTTCGACCGTTTGGGTAAACAGATTCATCTGACCGACAAAGGCAAACAATTCCTCCCTTATGCCCAGCAGATCCTCCAAACCTTTCAAAAAGGAAAGCACCATCTTCAATCGAAAGCTTCCATGCCCAATGAGCTCAGAATCGGAAGCACCGTTTCGGTATCCAATTACTTAATGCCTTATCTGCTTATGGTGCTCAACCGCCGGTTTCCCGAGATGAACTTCAAGTTGACAACAGGTCCGACGGAAGAGCTGGCCGGCAAGCTCTCGTCCAAGGATATCGATCTGGCTTTCGTCCGCAAGCTGATGAATCCGGCGTTTCAATCCTATCCCTTTTTCGAGGACCCCATCCGCTTGTATGTATATAAGGATCATCCGCTCGCTGCTGCCGGGAGAGCCTCCATTCGGGATATCCGGCGCGAGACGCTGGTCTTCTTCGAGTGCGGTTCATTGGACTGGTTGCGGATTCAACGGGTATTCGAGAGTCTGGAACAGCCGCCGAACATCGTGTTTCAGGTTGATAATTCCGAGACGGCGAAGAAGCTCGTGCTGGGGCGGGCGGGGATCTGCTTTCTACCGGGCCTTTGCGCTCAGCAGGAGGTAGCCGAGGGAAGCCTGATTCCCGTGGATATAGCCGAAACGGCAGGCATTTCCCTGCAAACCCATCTCATCTCCTTGAACGGACAGAATAATGAGTTTCTGGATTCTTTGCTGGAGCTCGGTCGGGAATTGTCCTATTGATGATTTGCATGGATGAATAGAAAAACTCTATTAGACGCGTTCCCCAAATCGCGGTAAAGTTAGTGACAACATAATTCTTACTAAATCTATAGGAATTATTTATTTGTGGATGGGGACAAGATCGAAAGGGGATGAGGTCGTGAAGAAATCAATCGTAGCAGCTGTTGTCATCGCATTGGCAGGGGTGATCGTCGGATGCGGAGCAGACACGAAGAGCGGAGAAGCGAAGAAGGACAGCAAGGTCAACGCAGCGGAAGGAAAAGTAACGAAGATTGTTGTCGGCACGGGCACGGCCTTCCCGAGAATTTGCTTTATTGACGAGAATGGTAAGCTGACCGGCTTTGACGTTGAGCTGGTGCGGGAGATCGATAAACGTTTGCCGGAATATGAGTTCGAGCTGCAGATCCAGGAGTTCTCCAATCTGCTGCTGAGCCTGGAAACGAGGAAAATTGATTTTGTAGCTCACCAGATGGAGAAGAATCCGGAGCGAACGGAAAAGTATCTGTTCAATAAAGAGCCGTACGCCCATTGGCGAAATAAAATCATCGTCTCTAAGGAGAACGACTCCATTCAATCGCTGGATGATTTGAAGGGGAAAAAGGTGCTGACCGGTGCAACCAGTGCGGCTGCACAGATTCTGGAAAACTACAACAAGAACAATCACGATGCGATCCATATTGTCTATCAGAACGGTGCGGCGAATGATACCGTAAGCCAGATTACGACAGGCCGGGTGGTTGCAACCGTTGGGGCGGACTTTACGCTGCCGCTGATCGATCCGCAAGGAAAGCTGAAAACAACGGGTGATCACCTGTCGGAGGCCGATATTCTGTTCGTATTCCGCAAAGACGACCCGGACAGCCAGAAGCTGTCGGATGCGGTTGACGATGCGATCAGGGAGCTTAAATCGGATGGAACGCTGACTAAGCTGAGCAAGGAATGGCTGGGAGACGACTTTACGTCGTCGAATCCATGATGAGATAACCATGCAAGAAGGGAGAAGGATTCATGGGTGCACCGTTCGATTTCTCGTATGTGCTTAGCTTTTTGGCTAAACTCTTGTCGACCTTAGGCGTCACGCTGCTGATCGTGGCAGGCTCTCTGCTGGTGGGGATCGTTGTCGGATTTCTGGTTGCCCTTCCCCGCCTGTACCGGATTCCGGTGCTGAACGCGTTTGCCAAGGTGTACATTTCGTTCTTCAGGGGAACGCCGATCCTGATCCAGCTCTTCTTGTTCTAT
Above is a window of Paenibacillus sp. FSL K6-1330 DNA encoding:
- a CDS encoding LysR family transcriptional regulator translates to MNIENIEAFVYINHYGSFNKAADVLFLSQPTVTARIQSLERELDCRLFDRLGKQIHLTDKGKQFLPYAQQILQTFQKGKHHLQSKASMPNELRIGSTVSVSNYLMPYLLMVLNRRFPEMNFKLTTGPTEELAGKLSSKDIDLAFVRKLMNPAFQSYPFFEDPIRLYVYKDHPLAAAGRASIRDIRRETLVFFECGSLDWLRIQRVFESLEQPPNIVFQVDNSETAKKLVLGRAGICFLPGLCAQQEVAEGSLIPVDIAETAGISLQTHLISLNGQNNEFLDSLLELGRELSY
- a CDS encoding transporter substrate-binding domain-containing protein → MKKSIVAAVVIALAGVIVGCGADTKSGEAKKDSKVNAAEGKVTKIVVGTGTAFPRICFIDENGKLTGFDVELVREIDKRLPEYEFELQIQEFSNLLLSLETRKIDFVAHQMEKNPERTEKYLFNKEPYAHWRNKIIVSKENDSIQSLDDLKGKKVLTGATSAAAQILENYNKNNHDAIHIVYQNGAANDTVSQITTGRVVATVGADFTLPLIDPQGKLKTTGDHLSEADILFVFRKDDPDSQKLSDAVDDAIRELKSDGTLTKLSKEWLGDDFTSSNP